A DNA window from Rossellomorea marisflavi contains the following coding sequences:
- a CDS encoding DUF2626 domain-containing protein, translated as MDRMFRVLGFWTGIFAVFFYLGDMPKTSLLFLGQTGFFIMLSYLKLSERMYIYVFGAYLTVFFAGFTYWTTFMMTPGAGGH; from the coding sequence ATGGATCGAATGTTCAGAGTTTTAGGATTTTGGACGGGTATCTTTGCAGTATTTTTTTACCTTGGCGACATGCCAAAGACATCATTACTATTCTTAGGGCAAACTGGGTTCTTCATTATGCTTAGTTATTTAAAGCTATCCGAACGTATGTATATTTATGTTTTCGGTGCCTACCTTACCGTGTTTTTCGCCGGCTTCACATATTGGACCACCTTTATGATGACCCCAGGCGCAGGAGGCCACTAA
- a CDS encoding MBL fold metallo-hydrolase — MEWKQIPLGPLQTNCYVFWNDEKDCLIFDPGGNADTLLRWLEKEGLTPVAILLTHAHFDHIGAVDDVRDRFGIPVYVHEKEAQWLIDPSLNGSVLFMMEDKISARAADYILTDEQSLVIGSFHLNLFHTPGHSPGSISYYMRDAQIVVAGDTLFMGSIGRSDLPGGDPQQLLASIHDHLLTLPEETIVLPGHGPETSIGHEMDGNPFLNGY, encoded by the coding sequence TTGGAATGGAAACAAATTCCGCTCGGCCCGCTTCAAACAAACTGCTATGTTTTTTGGAACGATGAAAAAGACTGCTTGATCTTCGATCCGGGAGGGAACGCCGATACCCTGCTCCGCTGGCTGGAAAAAGAGGGCCTCACTCCGGTGGCCATCTTACTGACTCATGCCCATTTCGATCATATCGGGGCAGTGGATGATGTGCGTGATCGCTTCGGCATACCGGTCTATGTACACGAAAAGGAAGCACAGTGGTTGATCGACCCTTCCTTGAATGGATCGGTCCTGTTCATGATGGAAGACAAGATAAGCGCGAGAGCAGCGGATTACATATTGACTGATGAGCAGAGCTTGGTGATCGGCTCCTTTCATTTGAACCTGTTCCACACGCCGGGACATTCTCCGGGAAGCATCTCCTACTATATGAGGGATGCGCAAATCGTGGTGGCAGGTGACACTCTCTTCATGGGAAGCATCGGGAGGTCAGATCTACCCGGCGGGGACCCTCAACAGCTCCTAGCCAGCATCCACGACCATCTGCTGACATTGCCTGAAGAAACGATCGTCCTGCCTGGCCACGGACCGGAAACGAGCATCGGTCATGAAATGGATGGGAATCCCTTTCTCAATGGATATTAA
- a CDS encoding DUF2759 domain-containing protein — MGLVIITALVTLLALFAVVSTFKNKNALGIFFSLATLGVFGWFTVMTVLHSGYPGGH; from the coding sequence ATGGGTCTTGTCATCATCACAGCATTGGTTACACTTTTGGCATTATTCGCCGTCGTTAGTACGTTTAAGAATAAAAACGCCCTTGGGATCTTCTTTTCCCTTGCCACATTAGGGGTATTTGGGTGGTTCACGGTCATGACCGTCCTTCACTCCGGTTATCCTGGAGGACATTGA
- a CDS encoding MTH1187 family thiamine-binding protein, producing the protein MAIVDVTVIPIGTESPSVSSYVADLQRILKQYEAEGKIRYQLTPMNTIIEGELPVLFQVIQDIHESPFQQGIQRVATNIRIDDRRDKVSTMEGKLSAVQKKLDS; encoded by the coding sequence ATGGCCATCGTAGACGTCACGGTCATCCCCATCGGTACTGAATCGCCAAGCGTCAGTTCCTATGTGGCAGACCTTCAGAGAATCTTGAAGCAATATGAAGCGGAGGGGAAAATCCGTTATCAGCTCACCCCGATGAATACCATCATTGAGGGAGAGCTCCCTGTCCTGTTCCAAGTGATCCAGGATATCCATGAATCACCGTTTCAACAGGGGATTCAACGTGTTGCAACGAATATACGCATCGATGACCGGCGCGATAAGGTCTCGACCATGGAAGGCAAGCTTTCTGCCGTCCAGAAAAAGTTGGACTCATGA
- a CDS encoding M14 family metallopeptidase translates to MKVKARKGDSLSYYASLFHIPIELLVDSNPELAPDHLDSDEMVEVPGFIKEACMVREGDTLWGLAGDRNIGVDALLLINENSDPNEVVPGVELFLPRRVVTPIVNGKQPYDSVSFQNDMTLLQEIYPFIRVTAIGKSVLGKDLMECKIGRGARKVHMNGSFHGNEWITSAVLMTFLNDYLLSLTNSKDLRGIPILPLYRTVSLSLVPMVNPDGVDLVLNGPPDGMAEELIELNGGRVEFTGWKANIRGIDLNKQFPARWEFEKRRMEVNVPGPRDFTGHLPISEPESKAMEQLARKERFQRLISVHTQGKEFYWGYEGLESKESERLAGEINRASGYASIRYVDSYAGFKDWYIQEFQQTGITLELGKGINPLPLSQFDTIYRDTLGIYLITLYKWW, encoded by the coding sequence ATGAAAGTAAAGGCAAGGAAAGGTGATTCCCTGTCGTACTATGCAAGCCTGTTTCATATTCCTATCGAACTGCTCGTTGATTCAAATCCCGAACTCGCCCCCGATCATCTTGATTCAGACGAGATGGTGGAGGTGCCTGGTTTCATCAAGGAGGCCTGCATGGTCCGGGAGGGGGACACCCTTTGGGGGCTGGCGGGTGACCGCAATATCGGTGTAGATGCCTTGTTACTGATCAATGAGAACAGCGATCCCAATGAAGTCGTGCCCGGTGTAGAGCTATTCCTCCCGAGGCGCGTGGTCACGCCCATTGTGAATGGGAAGCAGCCTTACGATTCCGTGAGCTTTCAGAACGATATGACCCTCTTACAGGAGATTTATCCATTTATCAGGGTGACCGCAATCGGGAAAAGTGTACTCGGAAAAGATCTGATGGAATGCAAGATCGGGCGTGGTGCGAGGAAGGTCCACATGAACGGTTCTTTCCACGGGAACGAATGGATTACAAGTGCAGTTCTAATGACCTTCCTGAACGACTATCTCCTTTCCTTGACGAATTCCAAAGATTTGAGGGGGATCCCGATCCTGCCCCTGTATCGGACGGTGTCCCTCTCCCTGGTTCCGATGGTCAATCCGGATGGGGTTGATCTTGTACTGAATGGTCCACCTGATGGGATGGCTGAGGAATTGATCGAATTGAATGGAGGTCGGGTCGAATTTACCGGATGGAAAGCGAACATCCGGGGGATCGATTTGAATAAACAGTTTCCTGCGCGCTGGGAATTCGAGAAGCGGCGCATGGAAGTGAACGTACCGGGTCCCCGTGATTTTACAGGACACCTGCCTATATCCGAGCCGGAGTCCAAGGCCATGGAACAGCTCGCCAGAAAGGAACGGTTTCAAAGGCTGATCTCCGTCCATACCCAGGGTAAGGAATTCTACTGGGGATATGAAGGGCTAGAGTCAAAAGAGTCCGAGCGACTCGCTGGAGAAATAAATAGGGCAAGTGGATATGCATCGATCCGCTATGTAGACAGCTATGCAGGTTTCAAGGATTGGTACATCCAAGAATTCCAGCAAACAGGTATCACATTGGAGCTTGGCAAGGGGATCAATCCACTCCCTCTCTCTCAATTCGATACCATATACAGGGATACGCTTGGGATCTATCTCATTACGCTATATAAATGGTGGTGA
- a CDS encoding C45 family autoproteolytic acyltransferase/hydolase: MRGEEVLKVSVLNIVGTDFQKGRQMGREFKKTSTCTEIEAIKAFGNGVDAEKARSALSEFVPHLLEEMAGFAEGMDWELESVLKSFSGFDIELPPMGCTALVDHSGKYYRNYDFHHKLYDGRIFINHSEDHYTSIGFSQHRLGRLDGMNEKGLVVGLHFVNSERGGIGFVAPIIVRMLLDLCSNLDEACEFLQVLPHKYCYNYSMTDASGKSIIVETSPQGCNAIKESPLACTNHFRSEAMRGWNRQNIIGSMNRWHYANQLLEPFLKPREMFQHFNQPTSPLFFKDYNHFFGTLHSVVYSPKELTATISIGAKCEPRILSLEKIITDQTLPFTEINGVLEPGE, encoded by the coding sequence ATGAGGGGTGAAGAGGTTTTAAAAGTAAGTGTCCTCAACATAGTCGGAACTGATTTTCAAAAGGGTAGGCAAATGGGGAGGGAGTTTAAGAAGACATCAACTTGCACCGAAATTGAAGCTATAAAGGCATTTGGTAACGGTGTTGATGCAGAAAAGGCTAGGTCAGCACTGAGTGAATTTGTTCCACACCTTTTGGAGGAAATGGCGGGCTTTGCGGAAGGAATGGATTGGGAACTGGAATCGGTACTTAAATCATTCAGCGGTTTTGATATTGAACTGCCGCCAATGGGGTGTACAGCCCTGGTAGACCATTCAGGAAAATACTATAGGAACTACGATTTTCACCATAAGCTTTATGATGGCAGGATTTTCATCAATCATTCTGAAGATCATTATACATCGATTGGATTCAGTCAGCACCGGCTAGGTAGATTGGATGGCATGAATGAAAAGGGTTTAGTGGTGGGACTTCATTTTGTAAACAGCGAGCGTGGAGGAATAGGTTTTGTGGCACCCATCATAGTACGGATGTTATTGGATTTGTGTTCGAATCTGGATGAAGCATGCGAATTTCTTCAGGTTCTGCCTCATAAATACTGTTACAACTATTCCATGACAGATGCTTCAGGGAAATCCATCATAGTCGAAACTAGCCCTCAAGGGTGCAATGCCATAAAGGAATCACCCCTTGCGTGTACAAATCATTTTAGATCAGAAGCCATGCGAGGATGGAACCGACAAAACATTATAGGCTCAATGAATCGGTGGCATTATGCTAATCAACTCTTGGAGCCTTTCCTTAAGCCTCGCGAAATGTTTCAGCATTTCAATCAACCAACCTCACCTTTGTTTTTCAAAGATTACAACCACTTCTTTGGTACTCTGCATTCTGTAGTGTACTCTCCTAAGGAGCTAACCGCTACTATTAGTATCGGTGCCAAGTGTGAACCTAGAATCCTTTCTCTTGAAAAGATCATCACAGATCAGACCCTCCCTTTTACAGAAATAAATGGTGTACTTGAACCAGGTGAATAG
- a CDS encoding MerR family transcriptional regulator, translated as MSLMGIKEFSQRTGISKSALRFYETKELLTPMKKNAKGYRFYCQEQVKEARMIANLRLAEVPLENIKQWQGIQEPSRREDYLDSLLQTIQKRVEILENSIRFLKGDFQDVSLIEKAPDTILWYKETANVGKFGPLFRERLREFQKLDVPVHALYLKYISGESLVHAHIGFGIQACTGIDIPHNVNVETMQGGLCIALPVSIAEEQIKQHYNQLLEYASQNQWYPAGPIIEWYRGPSFSQHDLLLPVVNWRGENEG; from the coding sequence ATGTCTTTAATGGGGATAAAAGAATTTTCACAAAGAACGGGTATCTCAAAGAGTGCTCTTCGCTTTTATGAGACAAAAGAGCTCCTCACACCAATGAAGAAAAATGCAAAGGGATACCGTTTTTATTGTCAAGAACAAGTAAAAGAGGCTCGTATGATCGCAAACTTGAGGCTGGCTGAAGTACCACTGGAAAATATCAAACAGTGGCAGGGAATCCAGGAGCCGAGTAGAAGGGAGGACTATCTCGACAGCCTTCTTCAAACTATACAAAAAAGGGTGGAAATCCTTGAAAATAGTATTCGGTTTCTTAAAGGGGATTTTCAAGACGTTTCATTAATTGAAAAGGCACCAGATACGATCCTTTGGTATAAAGAAACAGCAAATGTTGGTAAATTCGGCCCGCTATTTCGAGAAAGATTGAGAGAATTTCAAAAGTTGGATGTTCCTGTTCATGCACTGTACTTGAAATATATATCAGGAGAAAGCCTTGTCCATGCCCACATTGGATTCGGTATACAAGCATGTACAGGAATTGATATTCCACATAATGTAAATGTGGAAACCATGCAAGGGGGCCTATGTATCGCGTTACCAGTGAGTATTGCTGAAGAGCAAATCAAACAGCATTATAATCAACTTTTGGAGTACGCATCGCAAAACCAATGGTATCCTGCAGGGCCAATCATAGAGTGGTATAGAGGACCAAGTTTTTCACAGCATGATTTGCTTTTGCCAGTCGTTAATTGGAGGGGAGAAAATGAGGGGTGA
- a CDS encoding ROK family glucokinase, translating to MVDKWLAGVDLGGTTTKIAFLNECGEIQHKWEIPTDKSESGKHIIGNIAKSIDVKLEQLDVTKEKLVGIGMGAPGPVEKTRGIIYEAINLGWGEHTPLKDLIEMETGLPAVIDNDANCAALGEMWKGAGHGAKDLVCITLGTGVGGGVITNGEIVHGVRGAGGEIGHITVVPKDGYSCNCGKTGCLETVASATGVVRVAHEKLQSSTESSVLRDLESLGSKQIFDAAREGDSLALKIVDQLAYYLGLSLANLGNAVNPEKIVIGGGVSKAGKTLLDPVMNYFKRFAFPKVRTSTDIDIATLENDAGVIGAAWLVKNALH from the coding sequence ATGGTAGATAAATGGCTTGCAGGAGTCGACCTTGGAGGGACGACGACGAAGATCGCGTTCCTGAATGAATGCGGAGAGATCCAGCATAAGTGGGAAATTCCCACGGATAAATCGGAAAGCGGTAAACATATTATCGGCAATATCGCGAAAAGCATCGATGTAAAGCTCGAACAACTCGATGTCACAAAGGAAAAGCTTGTTGGGATCGGCATGGGTGCACCGGGGCCGGTTGAAAAGACAAGGGGAATCATCTATGAAGCCATCAATCTCGGATGGGGTGAACATACACCTCTCAAGGACCTGATTGAAATGGAAACAGGACTGCCGGCGGTCATCGACAATGATGCCAACTGCGCGGCACTAGGCGAAATGTGGAAAGGTGCCGGACACGGAGCCAAAGATCTTGTGTGTATCACACTCGGTACCGGAGTCGGCGGAGGTGTCATCACCAACGGGGAGATTGTTCACGGTGTCAGGGGTGCAGGCGGGGAAATCGGCCATATCACCGTTGTTCCGAAAGACGGCTATTCATGTAACTGCGGCAAGACCGGTTGTCTTGAAACCGTCGCATCCGCAACAGGTGTCGTCAGGGTCGCCCATGAGAAACTCCAGTCATCCACAGAATCCTCTGTGCTACGTGACCTGGAGTCCCTAGGATCAAAGCAGATTTTCGATGCCGCAAGAGAAGGGGACAGCCTTGCTCTGAAGATCGTAGATCAGCTTGCTTACTATTTAGGTTTGAGTTTGGCGAATCTCGGAAACGCCGTCAATCCGGAGAAGATTGTCATCGGTGGTGGCGTTTCAAAAGCGGGAAAAACCCTTCTGGATCCCGTAATGAATTATTTCAAACGGTTTGCTTTCCCGAAGGTGCGAACGTCTACTGACATCGATATTGCAACACTTGAAAATGATGCAGGGGTGATCGGGGCCGCCTGGCTTGTCAAAAACGCCCTACATTAA
- a CDS encoding YqgQ family protein: MKTIYDIQQLLKRFGTIIYVGDRLSDLELMEGELRELYVSNLIEQKEFQTALLLLRSEMEREKDKQDR, encoded by the coding sequence ATGAAAACAATCTATGATATCCAGCAATTATTGAAACGGTTCGGTACCATCATCTATGTAGGGGATCGTCTTTCAGACCTCGAGCTGATGGAGGGGGAACTAAGGGAGCTTTATGTTTCCAACCTCATCGAACAGAAGGAATTCCAAACGGCCCTGCTGCTGCTCCGCAGTGAAATGGAACGGGAAAAAGATAAACAGGACAGGTGA
- a CDS encoding spore germination protein: MQEKKPVSSVIEENTSYLREVLAVDKSFDVIQLDVEYAERKMGLFMVDGFVKDDIMHYLMKLLSGLDPEQLQEDALQKLLKTYIPYIEIEQVDDLNQVVDLVLAGPTALVVDGVDKVIMIDARTYPVRGPQEPDIERVVRGSRDGYVETIVFNTALTRRRVRDPSLRMEYMQVGRRSKTDIVVSYIEDIADPELVHRIKDALSKIDTDGLPMGEKTLEEFISGRHWNPYPMVRYTERPDTAAAHLYEGHIIIMVDGSPSVMITPTTFWHHLQHAEEYRNKPSVGAYLRFVRFIAVWCSIFLLPLYYLFTINPALLPDSLSYIGVNESGEVPLFLQFLMIEVGIDILRMAAIHTPSSLATALGLVAALMIGQVAVEVGLLVNEVILYLAIAAIGTFSTPSYEMSLANRLVRIFLLIMTSLWGVYGFIIGVFLWLMMLSRMKSFDIPYMWPFIPFNFRAFRDVFLRSPMPLKNRRPRFLHPKDPDR, from the coding sequence ATGCAGGAAAAGAAACCTGTTTCATCTGTAATTGAAGAAAATACAAGTTATTTAAGGGAAGTCCTTGCTGTCGATAAGAGTTTCGATGTCATCCAGCTCGATGTGGAGTACGCCGAAAGGAAAATGGGCCTGTTCATGGTGGACGGCTTTGTAAAAGATGACATCATGCACTATCTGATGAAGCTCCTTTCGGGCCTGGACCCGGAACAGCTCCAGGAAGATGCCCTCCAGAAGCTTTTGAAGACCTATATCCCCTATATCGAAATCGAACAGGTCGATGATTTGAATCAAGTGGTGGATCTTGTACTGGCCGGACCGACGGCACTCGTGGTGGATGGGGTCGATAAAGTCATTATGATCGATGCCAGGACCTACCCTGTAAGGGGACCGCAGGAACCTGATATTGAACGGGTGGTCCGTGGTTCACGCGACGGGTACGTGGAAACGATCGTCTTCAATACGGCATTGACCAGGAGAAGGGTCAGGGACCCATCCCTGAGGATGGAGTACATGCAGGTAGGGAGAAGGAGCAAAACCGACATCGTGGTCAGTTACATCGAAGACATAGCAGATCCTGAACTTGTCCATCGCATCAAGGATGCCCTCTCCAAGATCGACACTGACGGGCTGCCCATGGGTGAGAAGACACTGGAAGAATTCATATCCGGCCGTCACTGGAATCCGTATCCCATGGTGCGCTATACAGAGCGTCCCGATACGGCGGCCGCTCATTTATATGAAGGCCATATCATCATCATGGTGGATGGATCACCGAGCGTCATGATCACTCCCACAACGTTCTGGCATCATCTCCAGCACGCGGAAGAATACCGCAATAAACCGTCCGTGGGGGCATATTTACGATTCGTCAGGTTCATTGCAGTTTGGTGTTCCATTTTCTTATTGCCGCTGTATTACCTGTTCACGATCAATCCTGCTCTCCTGCCCGATTCTCTCTCGTATATAGGGGTGAATGAGTCCGGGGAAGTCCCGTTATTCCTTCAGTTCCTCATGATCGAGGTAGGAATCGACATCCTGAGGATGGCAGCGATCCATACGCCTTCTTCCCTTGCGACGGCACTTGGTCTCGTTGCTGCACTGATGATCGGTCAGGTAGCCGTGGAAGTCGGCCTGTTGGTGAATGAAGTCATCCTTTATCTTGCCATTGCAGCCATCGGCACGTTCTCGACTCCAAGTTATGAGATGAGTCTTGCCAATCGCCTGGTGAGGATCTTCCTGCTGATCATGACCTCCCTGTGGGGAGTCTACGGCTTCATCATCGGGGTCTTCCTATGGCTGATGATGCTGTCCAGGATGAAGTCCTTCGACATTCCCTATATGTGGCCGTTCATCCCCTTCAACTTCAGGGCCTTCAGGGATGTGTTCCTCCGTTCTCCCATGCCTCTTAAGAATCGGAGGCCGCGTTTCCTTCACCCTAAGGACCCGGACCGTTGA
- a CDS encoding rhomboid family intramembrane serine protease, translated as MDLTNHYLFWKIVHHLVERKQYRLIHQSDEHGEVWLENTGMKQAGIVRVRLKDLDFFRWMERDMELVLQNGENLRKSLRKRKLNIQTIYVSTYPPVDDGMDTVSRGNVTVTPLIVESARYKETLRNDPVLGGGDWDLPQDIGDRDVEWMRGLALTSARRRIQEEQSLFQSGKPFFTYLFIAIQVVMFGILELNGGSHNTETLIRFGAKYKPLMLEGEWWRLITPVFLHIGMIHLLFNSVALFYLGGAVERIYGRFRFILVYVVAGIMGSLGSFLFTDTVSAGASGAIFGCFGALLYFGTVHPTIFFRTMGNNIIVVFALNLVIGFILPGIDNAGHFGGVVGGFIMAGIVGVPKSGKKIRQLLFLAVMIIILSLSINRGWNDDPLKMSVDHVNAMAAEKLALEKWEEAEALLRPVAEKGDPDAIVYFQLSYAEIQLNKMDQAEEHLKKAIQEDESLPEAHYNLAYILQSEEGKREEALKHAERAYELSASNEKFKELYDYLKQEY; from the coding sequence GTGGATCTGACGAATCACTATCTGTTTTGGAAAATCGTTCATCATCTGGTGGAAAGGAAACAGTACAGACTTATCCATCAATCCGATGAACACGGGGAAGTGTGGCTTGAAAATACGGGGATGAAACAAGCCGGCATCGTCCGCGTCCGGTTGAAGGATCTGGATTTCTTCCGTTGGATGGAGCGGGATATGGAACTAGTCCTTCAGAACGGAGAGAACCTGCGTAAATCACTCCGTAAGCGTAAGCTCAACATCCAAACGATTTATGTATCCACTTATCCTCCTGTGGATGATGGAATGGACACTGTTAGCAGGGGGAATGTGACGGTCACCCCCTTGATTGTCGAGTCCGCCCGCTACAAGGAAACGCTGAGAAACGATCCTGTGCTCGGCGGGGGGGACTGGGATCTGCCTCAGGATATCGGGGACCGTGATGTGGAATGGATGAGAGGGCTTGCCCTCACCTCTGCCAGGAGGCGGATCCAGGAAGAGCAAAGTCTTTTCCAATCGGGGAAACCCTTTTTTACATACCTATTCATCGCTATCCAGGTGGTTATGTTCGGGATTTTGGAACTGAACGGGGGAAGTCACAATACTGAAACCCTCATCCGCTTCGGAGCCAAGTACAAACCGCTCATGCTTGAAGGGGAATGGTGGCGTCTGATCACCCCGGTCTTTCTGCATATCGGCATGATTCATCTCCTTTTCAACAGCGTCGCCCTGTTCTATCTGGGGGGAGCAGTCGAGCGGATTTACGGGAGATTCAGGTTTATCCTGGTCTACGTCGTCGCAGGTATCATGGGGTCACTCGGGAGCTTCCTGTTCACCGATACGGTTTCGGCAGGTGCGAGCGGGGCGATCTTCGGATGTTTCGGAGCCCTATTGTATTTCGGCACCGTTCATCCAACGATCTTTTTCCGTACGATGGGCAATAATATCATCGTCGTATTCGCTCTCAATCTCGTCATCGGATTCATTCTCCCGGGAATCGATAACGCCGGGCACTTTGGTGGTGTGGTGGGAGGCTTCATCATGGCAGGTATTGTAGGTGTGCCGAAGTCTGGTAAGAAGATCAGGCAGCTGCTGTTCCTTGCCGTCATGATCATCATCCTTTCCCTGTCCATCAATAGGGGATGGAACGACGATCCACTTAAAATGAGTGTGGACCATGTCAATGCCATGGCTGCGGAAAAGCTTGCCTTAGAGAAATGGGAGGAAGCGGAAGCGCTTTTGAGACCGGTGGCAGAAAAAGGCGATCCCGATGCCATTGTGTATTTTCAACTTTCCTACGCAGAAATCCAACTGAACAAAATGGATCAGGCAGAGGAACACCTCAAAAAGGCCATCCAGGAAGATGAATCCCTTCCGGAAGCCCATTATAATCTTGCCTACATCTTACAAAGTGAAGAGGGGAAAAGGGAAGAAGCCCTCAAACATGCCGAGAGGGCCTACGAACTTTCGGCTTCCAATGAGAAATTTAAAGAGCTTTACGACTACCTGAAACAAGAATATTAA
- a CDS encoding DUF92 domain-containing protein: protein MGIEFIFSFIGIVGGAAAGWKLKFLTASGAGMAFLVGSLIVLGSGIQGLMLLFLFFITSSLFSAFRKEEKAGVEEKLAKSSTRDWEQVAANGGVPAIFAILALWTGDAVWTMGFAAAIASANSDTWASEIGPLSKEAPRHFLTFRKVERGTSGGVSILGTGASAGGALLIAGASLLLLPGTSLGGAGVIAAAGFLGSVFDTVIGGTIQSRSVCPECGLETESHEHCGMATVHTGGIPWMTNEMVNFLSCLIAGILPVLFFW from the coding sequence GTGGGGATTGAATTCATCTTCTCATTCATAGGAATCGTGGGGGGAGCAGCGGCGGGATGGAAGTTGAAATTCCTCACTGCTTCGGGTGCTGGAATGGCCTTCTTGGTTGGTTCTTTGATTGTGCTCGGAAGCGGGATTCAGGGCCTGATGCTCCTATTCCTCTTCTTCATCACTTCTTCCTTGTTTTCTGCATTCAGGAAAGAGGAGAAGGCGGGAGTGGAAGAAAAGCTGGCCAAGTCGTCAACCAGGGATTGGGAGCAGGTAGCGGCAAACGGTGGGGTCCCGGCAATCTTTGCCATCCTGGCCCTTTGGACCGGTGACGCTGTGTGGACCATGGGATTCGCTGCTGCCATCGCCTCGGCCAATTCCGATACATGGGCTTCTGAAATCGGCCCCCTGTCGAAAGAGGCACCCCGTCACTTCCTCACCTTCAGGAAGGTGGAACGGGGAACCTCAGGCGGGGTTTCCATCCTCGGAACCGGTGCATCAGCCGGGGGAGCCTTACTGATCGCTGGAGCTTCTCTTCTCCTTCTTCCAGGCACCTCCCTGGGGGGAGCGGGAGTGATTGCAGCAGCTGGATTTTTGGGGAGTGTTTTCGATACGGTGATCGGAGGGACGATCCAATCCCGCTCGGTGTGCCCTGAATGCGGACTGGAAACGGAATCCCATGAGCACTGCGGCATGGCTACGGTGCACACAGGGGGAATCCCCTGGATGACCAATGAAATGGTGAATTTCCTTTCCTGTCTAATTGCCGGCATTTTACCGGTTTTATTTTTCTGGTGA
- a CDS encoding 5-formyltetrahydrofolate cyclo-ligase, with protein MKQIMRERQLEKLANIPFATGKQKGYRIEQNLFTSGDWTGSRVIAVTVSKPPEIDTWGIVKRGWEEGKIMVVPRCLPKTRGMDFYALNDFGELEQVYYGLYEPRTKEAEPIALDEIDLMIVPGLAFTTDGYRLGFGGGYYDRILTGYKGTTISLAADEQLVAEVPVESFDLPVQKIVTESGIIHCGD; from the coding sequence ATGAAGCAAATCATGAGGGAAAGGCAGCTTGAGAAGCTTGCGAACATCCCATTCGCCACGGGGAAACAAAAAGGGTATAGGATCGAACAGAACCTGTTTACTTCCGGCGATTGGACCGGCAGCAGGGTGATTGCCGTCACCGTATCCAAACCACCGGAGATCGATACATGGGGGATCGTGAAACGGGGATGGGAAGAAGGAAAGATCATGGTCGTGCCAAGGTGCCTGCCTAAGACGAGGGGGATGGATTTCTATGCCCTGAACGACTTCGGAGAACTTGAACAAGTCTATTACGGACTCTACGAACCGAGGACGAAAGAGGCTGAACCGATTGCTTTGGATGAGATCGACCTGATGATCGTTCCGGGACTTGCCTTCACTACCGATGGATATCGCCTCGGTTTTGGCGGGGGCTATTACGACCGGATCCTGACGGGATACAAAGGGACGACCATCTCACTGGCTGCAGACGAACAGCTGGTTGCGGAAGTCCCGGTTGAGTCATTTGATCTCCCTGTCCAAAAGATCGTCACAGAATCCGGGATCATCCACTGTGGGGATTGA
- the rpmG gene encoding 50S ribosomal protein L33, giving the protein MRVNITLACTETGERNYITTKNKRNNPDRLELKKYCPKLKRVTLHRETK; this is encoded by the coding sequence ATGCGTGTAAACATTACTTTAGCTTGCACAGAAACTGGTGAGCGTAACTATATTACAACGAAGAACAAGCGTAACAATCCAGACCGTCTTGAGCTAAAAAAATACTGCCCGAAATTGAAGCGTGTTACATTGCACCGTGAAACAAAATAA